In Musa acuminata AAA Group cultivar baxijiao chromosome BXJ3-9, Cavendish_Baxijiao_AAA, whole genome shotgun sequence, a single genomic region encodes these proteins:
- the LOC135650085 gene encoding G-type lectin S-receptor-like serine/threonine-protein kinase At2g19130, whose protein sequence is MDPLPLFLLLLPFFAPLSSAADTISANNSLPGSQTITSAGGNFVLGFFKLGNSSSRYYVGIWYKKVSKITPVWVANRETPVADQSTSELRIAGDGNLVLLNQSKSIVWSTDANISSNSTLAVLLDDGNLQLRDESNESQVFWQSFDHPTNTWLPGSKVGLNKVTNRNQHLTAWKNDDDPAPGIFSLELDPNGTSQYFILWNMTTEYWTSGIWNGQIFSNVPEMTANYVYNFEYVSNSTENYFIYTVKDNTIISRFVMDVSGQIKQLTWLENSQTWILFWSQPRQQCQVYSFCGSFGSCNENALPFCKCVQGFSPKSQSDWDLGDQSEGCQRNTPLQCGRSNSSRTEKDGFLTMSNMRLPVNSRTLSAVGSDGACEAACLSDCSCTAYSYDSGGCSVWDGDLLNLQEQYNGSDASTLYLRLAASELQSSKSNKGTVIWIVVGVAVAVLTCLAIIWFMIRRRRKRQMMRASKAVGGGLVAFRYGELQHATKNFSHKLGGGGFGSVFRGSLPDSTVVAVKKLEGILQGEKQFRTEVSTIGTIQHVNLVRLLGFCSEGSNKLLVYEFMPKGSLDTQLFQSNSAALDWRTRYQIAVGIARGLAYLHEQCRDCIIHCDIKPENILLDDSCVPKVADFGLAKLVGRDFSRVLTTMRGTRGYLAPEWITGVAITPKADVYSYGMMLFEIVSGRRNLEQTEDGTTGFFPTLVASKLKSGDVGSLLDHRLEGEADLEEMERACKLACWCIQDDESCRPTMGQVGQVLEGFLEVNMPPIPRSLRVLAETPEEINFFYEFSSNQSSKTRSATSNSTQTKSTASNSSGV, encoded by the coding sequence ATGGATCCCCTTCCTctgtttcttctcctcctccccttctttGCACCTCTCTCCTCTGCAGCTGACACCATCTCTGCCAACAATTCTCTCCCAGGGAGCCAAACCATAACCTCCGCAGGCGGCAACTTTGTGCTGGGCTTCTTCAAGCTTGGTAACTCCTCCAGCCGCTACTACGTCGGCATCTGGTACAAGAAGGTCTCCAAGATCACCCCCGTATGGGTGGCCAACCGAGAAACCCCGGTCGCAGACCAAAGCACATCAGAGCTCAGAATCGCCGGTGACGGCAACCTGGTCCTCCTCAACCAGTCCAAATCGATCGTGTGGTCCACTGATGCCAATATATCCTCCAACTCCACCCTTGCCGTGCTCCTCGATGATGGAAACCTGCAGCTGAGAGATGAGTCCAATGAGTCCCAGGTCTTCTGGCAGAGCTTTGATCACCCCACCAACACTTGGCTCCCCGGCAGCAAAGTGGGGTTGAACAAGGTCACCAATCGAAACCAGCATCTCACGGCCTGGAAGAACGACGATGACCCTGCTCCTGGGATCTTCTCCCTCGAATTGGATCCTAATGGAACCAGCCAGTACTTCATACTCTGGAACATGACCACGGAATACTGGACTAGCGGAATCTGGAATGGCCAGATCTTTAGCAATGTTCCTGAGATGACCGCGAACTACGTCTACAACTTCGAGTATGTTAGCAATTCGACGGAGAACTACTTCATCTACACCGTCAAGGATAATACGATCATCTCCAGGTTCGTCATGGACGTCTCCGGTCAGATCAAGCAGCTCACATGGCTGGAGAATTCACAAACGTGGATACTCTTCTGGTCTCAGCCGAGGCAGCAGTGCCAGGTGTATTCCTTCTGTGGATCTTTCGGTAGCTGCAACGAGAACGCTTTGCCGTTCTGCAAGTGCGTCCAGGGTTTCAGCCCCAAGTCTCAGAGCGACTGGGATTTGGGTGATCAAAGCGAGGGATGCCAGAGGAACACCCCGTTGCAGTGCGGTCGAAGCAACTCGTCCAGGACGGAGAAAGATGGGTTCCTCACCATGTCGAACATGAGGTTACCTGTGAACTCGCGGACTCTTTCCGCCGTCGGGAGTGACGGAGCCTGTGAAGCGGCCTGCTTGAGCGACTGCTCCTGCACCGCTTATTCTTACGATAGCGGTGGGTGCTCTGTGTGGGACGGGGATCTGCTGAACCTGCAAGAACAGTACAACGGATCAGATGCAAGCACCCTTTACCTTCGTCTTGCCGCCTCGGAGCTGCAGAGTTCCAAAAGCAACAAAGGAACGGTGATTTGGATCGTCGTCGGTGTCGCGGTGGCCGTCTTAACTTGTTTGGCCATCATATGGTTCATGATACGGAGGCGTCGGAAAAGGCAGATGATGAGAGCATCAAAGGCTGTGGGGGGTGGTCTGGTGGCGTTTAGGTACGGTGAGCTGCAGCATGCCACGAAAAACTTCTCGCACAAGCTCGGTGGCGGAGGTTTTGGATCGGTTTTCAGGGGGTCGCTGCCCGACTCCACCGTCGTCGCGGTGAAGAAACTGGAAGGCATTCTTCAGGGGGAGAAGCAATTCCGGACGGAGGTGAGTACGATCGGCACAATTCAGCATGTCAACCTGGTTCGCCTGCTCGGGTTCTGCTCCGAGGGAAGCAATAAGCTGCTGGTCTACGAGTTCATGCCGAAAGGTTCCCTCGACACGCAGCTCTTCCAGAGCAATTCGGCAGCTTTGGATTGGAGAACGAGGTACCAAATCGCCGTGGGAATCGCGAGAGGATTGGCTTATCTCCACGAGCAGTGCAGAGACTGCATCATCCACTGCGACATAAAGCCAGAGAACATACTGTTGGACGATTCATGCGTCCCCAAAGTGGCGGACTTCGGCCTGGCCAAGCTTGTGGGGCGAGACTTCAGCCGGGTTCTGACCACCATGAGAGGAACCAGAGGCTACCTTGCACCGGAATGGATCACCGGCGTGGCGATCACGCCAAAAGCCGATGTGTACAGCTACGGGATGATGCTGTTCGAGATCGTATCAGGGAGGAGGAACTTGGAGCAGACAGAGGACGGGACTACTGGTTTCTTCCCCACATTGGTGGCCAGCAAACTCAAATCTGGGGATGTGGGAAGCTTGCTGGATCACAGACTGGAGGGGGAAGCCGACCTGGAGGAGATGGAACGAGCCTGCAAGCTGGCATGCTGGTGCATTCAGGATGATGAGAGCTGCAGGCCAACAATGGGGCAAGTGGGTCAAGTCTTGGAGGGATTTCTGGAGGTCAACATGCCTCCCATTCCCAGATCACTTCGAGTTCTTGCTGAAACCCCAGAGGAGATCAATTTCTTCTACGAGTTCTCCTCGAATCAAAGCAGCAAGACCAGGAGTGCTACTTCAAATAGCACCCAGACCAAAAGCACTGCATCAAACAGTTCTGGTGTCTGA